The segment AATGGCAGATGGCATGGCGATACCTCGAAAACTGGGACAGCTGGCAAGTATACAGGCTCAGGATCGGATGCACGGGGTGGCGTGCGTCACGCATCCAGAGGCTGCTGCCAAGGCCCGGCTCAATGCCCCGTGGTCTTGGAGAACAACTGGATCACCACCACGCCGCCGACGATCATCGCCATGCCGAGTATCGCCGGGATGTCCAGCTTCTGCCCATAGATCACCAGTGCTGCCACGCTGATCAGGACGATACCGAGCCCAGACCAGATCGCGTAGGCGATGCCCACCGG is part of the Pseudomonas parafulva genome and harbors:
- a CDS encoding DMT family transporter; amino-acid sequence: MNAYTYLAIAICAEVVATASMKAVKGLSTPLPLLLMVVGYGIAFWMLTLVVRSIPVGIAYAIWSGLGIVLISVAALVIYGQKLDIPAILGMAMIVGGVVVIQLFSKTTGH